The Paenibacillus sp. FSL R7-0204 genome includes a region encoding these proteins:
- a CDS encoding GGDEF domain-containing protein: MSKARVFDLFLFVASLAIAFIPAHAVVLDATYIKALLLYTIFSSIYFQLRIVTRSGNSTIDYAISYTSSFGIFAGPLGTFLFETVYRFIVYFYKKKTKTDDPGEFLDTFYNIGSFTLGGSAAYYLYTALSPLADKLPLGYWLLFLLVVCVTTLLSSTFLVLTFALSGDIKTRGEARNLLLRSRNLLDFSKVALSNALLLRLLQMEKWEMLIALFVLNYVVSISFYSKSQSAQHKYERDKFEQMAYRDFLTGTYNRAHMDKMMKELNQSGEYIGIVVADIDRFKKINDTYNHAVGDRVIVHFAKTLQKHLQERDILFRSGGEEFTLLLRDKTFEECRTQIQEILDSLHDHSVSAEFEEQMIRVPYSASFGLFYYKADPDQKTSMEKGYVYADQLLLESKKLGRNRLSYRNDVQP; this comes from the coding sequence ATGTCAAAAGCGAGGGTATTTGACCTTTTCCTATTTGTCGCATCCCTGGCTATAGCCTTCATTCCCGCGCATGCTGTAGTCCTGGACGCTACCTATATAAAAGCCTTACTGCTATATACTATCTTCTCCAGCATCTACTTCCAATTGCGGATTGTGACCCGGAGCGGGAACTCTACAATCGATTATGCGATCAGCTATACCTCCTCATTCGGGATTTTTGCCGGTCCGCTCGGCACGTTCTTGTTCGAGACTGTATACCGGTTCATCGTATATTTCTATAAAAAGAAAACAAAAACCGACGATCCCGGAGAGTTCCTGGATACCTTCTACAATATCGGCTCGTTCACACTAGGCGGCTCTGCGGCGTACTATCTGTATACTGCGCTCTCTCCTCTGGCGGACAAGCTTCCGCTCGGATACTGGCTGCTGTTCCTGCTCGTGGTCTGCGTCACCACCCTGCTGTCCTCCACCTTCCTGGTGCTGACCTTCGCCCTGTCGGGAGATATCAAGACACGCGGTGAAGCACGGAACCTGCTGCTGCGGAGCCGGAATCTGCTGGACTTCAGCAAGGTCGCCCTGAGTAACGCTCTGCTGCTGCGGCTGCTGCAAATGGAGAAATGGGAGATGCTGATCGCCCTGTTCGTGCTCAATTATGTGGTCAGTATCTCGTTCTATTCCAAATCACAGAGTGCACAGCACAAGTATGAACGCGACAAATTCGAGCAGATGGCCTACCGCGACTTCCTCACCGGAACCTATAACCGGGCGCATATGGACAAGATGATGAAGGAGCTGAACCAGAGCGGCGAGTACATCGGAATTGTAGTGGCGGACATCGACCGGTTTAAAAAAATCAATGACACCTACAACCACGCCGTGGGCGACCGGGTCATTGTTCATTTTGCGAAGACGCTGCAGAAGCATCTGCAGGAGAGGGACATCCTGTTCCGCAGCGGCGGGGAAGAGTTCACGCTGCTGCTGAGGGACAAGACCTTCGAGGAGTGCAGGACACAGATTCAGGAGATCCTGGACAGCCTTCACGATCACAGCGTAAGTGCAGAATTCGAGGAGCAGATGATCCGCGTGCCGTATTCGGCATCCTTCGGGCTCTTTTACTATAAGGCGGACCCGGACCAGAAGACTTCTATGGAAAAAGGGTACGTCTACGCCGACCAGCTCCTGCTGGAGTCCAAGAAGCTTGGCCGCAACCGTCTCTCTTACCGGAACGATGTGCAGCCATAA
- the hemL gene encoding glutamate-1-semialdehyde 2,1-aminomutase, protein MGNMPLNRREEASRTAFEEAKQYIPGGVNSPVRAFKSVGLTPVYVERGEGSRIYDIDGNSFIDYVCSWGPLIMGHAHPEVVKALQETAARGTSFGAPTLLETAMAKTVVERVASVDIVRMVNSGTEATMSAIRLARGYTGRSKILKFEGSYHGHADSLLIKAGSGVATLGLPDSPGVPEGVAVNTITVPYNDLNGVKTAFERYGNEIAAVIVEPIAGNMGVVPPLPGFLEGLRKVTTGYGALLIFDEVMTGFRVDRGCAQGLFGMDPDLTCFGKVIGGGLPVGAYGGKREIMEQIAPSGPIYQAGTLSGNPLAMAAGYSTLALLTPEVYTRLESLGARLEAGLKRNAQETGVPLTINRVGSMVCPFFTEEPVINFETAKTSNLELFKRYFGKMLDQGISVPPSQFEGMFVSAAHSEQDIDDTITGHYQALKSL, encoded by the coding sequence ATGGGCAATATGCCGTTGAACCGCCGGGAAGAGGCTTCCCGCACCGCTTTTGAAGAGGCAAAACAATATATTCCCGGCGGGGTGAACAGCCCGGTCCGGGCATTCAAATCCGTAGGATTGACCCCGGTGTATGTCGAGAGGGGCGAAGGCTCGCGGATCTACGATATTGACGGAAACAGCTTCATTGACTACGTCTGCTCGTGGGGACCGCTAATTATGGGACATGCCCATCCTGAGGTGGTGAAGGCGCTGCAGGAGACTGCGGCCAGAGGGACAAGCTTCGGCGCGCCGACCCTGCTAGAGACCGCAATGGCCAAAACCGTGGTAGAACGCGTAGCTTCGGTCGACATTGTCCGCATGGTGAACTCGGGAACGGAAGCGACGATGAGTGCGATCAGACTGGCCCGCGGCTACACCGGACGCAGCAAAATCCTCAAATTCGAAGGCTCCTATCACGGCCATGCCGACAGCCTGCTGATCAAGGCCGGTTCCGGGGTGGCCACCCTGGGGCTGCCGGATAGTCCGGGCGTCCCGGAAGGTGTGGCGGTGAATACGATCACGGTACCTTATAATGACCTGAACGGGGTCAAAACCGCTTTTGAACGTTACGGCAACGAGATTGCCGCTGTCATTGTTGAGCCGATCGCCGGAAATATGGGCGTGGTGCCTCCGCTTCCGGGCTTCCTGGAGGGTCTCCGCAAGGTGACAACAGGGTACGGGGCGTTGCTGATTTTTGACGAAGTGATGACCGGCTTCCGTGTGGACCGGGGATGTGCGCAGGGGCTGTTCGGGATGGACCCGGATCTGACCTGCTTCGGCAAGGTGATCGGCGGCGGGCTTCCTGTAGGGGCTTATGGCGGCAAAAGAGAGATCATGGAGCAGATCGCCCCGTCCGGCCCGATCTATCAGGCAGGCACACTCAGCGGGAATCCGCTGGCGATGGCGGCGGGCTACAGCACGCTTGCGCTGCTGACCCCTGAGGTCTACACCCGTCTGGAGTCGCTTGGCGCAAGACTGGAAGCCGGACTTAAGCGCAATGCGCAGGAGACCGGGGTTCCGCTGACGATTAACCGCGTGGGCTCGATGGTATGTCCGTTCTTCACGGAGGAGCCGGTCATTAACTTCGAGACGGCCAAGACCAGTAACCTGGAGCTGTTCAAGCGTTATTTCGGCAAAATGCTGGATCAGGGCATCAGCGTTCCGCCGTCCCAGTTCGAAGGAATGTTCGTATCCGCTGCACACAGCGAACAGGATATTGACGATACGATTACCGGCCATTACCAGGCCCTGAAATCGCTATGA
- the hemB gene encoding porphobilinogen synthase: protein MSFPITRHRRLRGSAGIRGMVRETVLHVLDFIQPIFVTYGTGVKNEISSMPGVYHFSLDTLKAEVDEIASLGIPAVLLFGIPETKDAVGSSGFADDGIVQEATRLIKKWYPDLLVVADTCLCEFTDHGHCGMVHTHTVDGVVHGDVINDASLELLTRTAVSQARAGADIIAPSNMMDGFVQAIRAGLDANGFEQVPIMSYSVKYASAFYGPFREAADSAPQFGNRKTYQMDPANLREAIREADSDVLEGADMLMVKPALAYLDVIRTIRDQFDLPLVAYNVSGEYSMVKAAAQQGWIDEQAVVLEMLTGMKRAGADIIITYFAKDAARWLRG from the coding sequence ATGAGCTTTCCAATAACCAGACACCGCCGTTTGCGCGGGTCGGCCGGTATTCGCGGCATGGTGCGCGAGACGGTACTCCATGTGTTGGATTTCATCCAGCCGATTTTTGTAACCTATGGAACGGGTGTGAAGAATGAGATCAGCTCCATGCCCGGCGTCTATCATTTCTCGCTGGATACGCTGAAGGCGGAGGTGGATGAGATTGCCTCCCTGGGCATTCCGGCGGTTCTGCTGTTCGGTATTCCCGAGACGAAGGATGCGGTTGGCTCGTCCGGCTTCGCAGACGATGGCATTGTGCAGGAAGCCACGCGTCTGATCAAAAAATGGTATCCCGACCTGCTGGTCGTCGCCGATACCTGTCTGTGTGAATTCACCGACCACGGCCACTGCGGCATGGTGCATACCCATACGGTAGACGGTGTGGTGCACGGGGATGTAATCAACGATGCTTCGCTTGAGCTGCTGACCCGCACGGCGGTCTCGCAGGCCCGGGCAGGGGCAGATATTATCGCGCCGTCGAACATGATGGACGGATTCGTGCAGGCGATCCGTGCCGGACTCGATGCAAATGGCTTCGAGCAGGTGCCGATCATGTCCTATTCGGTAAAATACGCTTCCGCCTTCTACGGCCCGTTCCGCGAAGCGGCGGATTCCGCTCCCCAGTTCGGCAACCGCAAGACGTATCAGATGGACCCGGCCAACCTGCGGGAAGCCATCCGCGAAGCGGATTCCGATGTGCTGGAAGGCGCGGACATGCTGATGGTGAAGCCTGCACTGGCTTATCTGGATGTAATCCGTACGATCCGTGACCAGTTCGATCTGCCGCTTGTAGCCTACAATGTCAGCGGTGAGTATTCGATGGTCAAGGCGGCTGCGCAGCAGGGCTGGATCGATGAGCAGGCGGTTGTGCTGGAGATGCTGACCGGTATGAAGCGCGCCGGAGCAGATATTATCATTACCTATTTCGCCAAGGACGCAGCCCGCTGGCTGCGCGGCTAG
- a CDS encoding stalk domain-containing protein — MKRKVAATAAALSLTLTVSAGVYAAGNLQEIKALLNNKIGIVVNGQAYTPKDGNGKTLAPITYNGITYLPVRSIGEALNTAVTYDAATSRVIIGDAAAPAVSSGGSSAGTPADSVKRPKSLPADFPLPADAKIFDLIEGSATGKPSATFSYRTKQSLETLGNTYKDYFVQKGATSKSEEVSASAFSIIDAGSTFSVTLDGAPGTGSNQGFNVVQVIWSGE, encoded by the coding sequence ATGAAGAGAAAAGTGGCAGCCACTGCGGCCGCACTAAGCTTGACGCTCACAGTCTCGGCCGGTGTCTACGCCGCCGGTAATCTGCAGGAGATCAAGGCGCTCCTGAACAACAAAATCGGGATCGTCGTGAACGGCCAGGCGTACACGCCCAAAGACGGCAATGGCAAAACCCTCGCCCCGATTACCTATAACGGCATCACTTATCTGCCTGTACGCTCCATCGGCGAAGCGCTGAACACTGCTGTTACTTACGATGCTGCAACCAGCCGGGTCATCATCGGTGATGCTGCAGCTCCAGCTGTCTCCTCCGGAGGCTCGTCCGCAGGAACACCAGCAGATTCTGTGAAGCGGCCGAAGAGCCTGCCGGCGGATTTCCCGCTTCCGGCGGACGCGAAGATATTTGATCTGATTGAAGGCTCGGCGACCGGTAAGCCGTCCGCAACCTTCAGCTACCGTACGAAGCAGAGCCTGGAGACGCTCGGCAATACGTACAAGGACTATTTTGTGCAAAAAGGAGCTACCTCCAAGTCTGAGGAAGTCTCCGCCTCAGCCTTCTCGATTATTGATGCCGGAAGCACATTCTCTGTTACGCTGGATGGCGCTCCCGGAACGGGCAGCAATCAGGGCTTCAATGTGGTTCAAGTGATCTGGAGCGGGGAGTAG
- a CDS encoding glycosyltransferase family 4 protein, which translates to MKILLVTYWGLTNMGGIWTYMKQLADKLGEQGHSVTLMGSHVENNTLYLLNRTESFDKKAFYSLLLPQLDIGRFPSLHLEHGIFSFELGRYVFEGGAAVLGLEEYDVIHAQDPIASYALRRIMRRSVPLVASVHGALTKETYYEYKGLEPGLTREAYELRPIWRYFRRLERLGAQAADQILVSSEWIGQLTQSLGVSQDRIHTLPYGLDLHQYAARAAETPPLQFAAGIPVIMYAGRLEYIKGVHVLIEALGILQQRCQHWICAVAGIGSLLEELMEQTRLLGIAGKVHFTGKLNNIPAALRAADIYVQPSLQDTQPFSVTEAQLAGIAPIVAGTAGMPEMVRQGETGWIVPPGDAAKLALQIEQLLGDEELRRRTGLQAKQWAEQTRSLDVMAAGTLNVYQRAVRLRAGRPGIPDHLRFEEEPGAGALPAAFHPADVLNECSPGNPLAVTLRVKLPQHYSIPDARTALPPL; encoded by the coding sequence ATGAAGATATTGCTGGTCACCTACTGGGGCCTCACCAATATGGGCGGAATTTGGACATATATGAAGCAGCTGGCTGACAAGCTGGGCGAGCAGGGCCATTCCGTTACACTGATGGGCAGCCATGTGGAGAACAATACATTGTATTTGCTGAACCGGACAGAGTCTTTTGATAAAAAAGCGTTCTATTCGCTGCTGCTGCCCCAGCTGGATATCGGCCGCTTCCCCTCGCTGCATCTGGAGCACGGCATCTTCAGCTTTGAGCTGGGACGTTACGTTTTCGAGGGCGGCGCCGCTGTGCTGGGCCTGGAGGAATATGATGTCATTCATGCCCAGGACCCTATCGCCTCCTATGCGCTGCGGCGGATCATGCGCCGTTCTGTTCCGCTGGTCGCAAGTGTGCATGGGGCATTGACCAAGGAAACTTACTATGAGTACAAGGGACTTGAGCCCGGCCTTACCCGGGAAGCCTATGAGCTGCGGCCGATCTGGAGATATTTCCGCAGGCTTGAGAGGCTGGGGGCCCAGGCGGCCGACCAGATTCTGGTCTCTTCGGAGTGGATCGGACAGCTTACGCAGAGCCTGGGGGTCAGCCAAGACCGTATCCATACCTTGCCGTACGGGCTGGACCTGCATCAATACGCAGCCAGGGCCGCAGAGACACCGCCGCTTCAATTTGCAGCGGGAATCCCTGTGATCATGTATGCCGGACGTCTTGAATATATCAAAGGCGTCCATGTGCTGATAGAGGCGCTGGGCATTCTGCAGCAGCGCTGTCAGCACTGGATCTGTGCGGTGGCCGGAATCGGCAGCCTCCTGGAGGAGCTCATGGAGCAGACCCGCCTGCTGGGTATCGCAGGGAAGGTCCATTTCACCGGGAAGCTGAACAATATTCCGGCTGCACTCCGGGCTGCCGACATCTATGTTCAGCCCTCTCTCCAGGACACGCAGCCCTTCTCGGTTACGGAAGCGCAGCTTGCCGGGATCGCGCCGATTGTCGCCGGAACCGCAGGCATGCCGGAGATGGTCCGGCAGGGAGAGACGGGCTGGATTGTTCCTCCCGGAGATGCCGCGAAGCTTGCCCTGCAAATCGAGCAGCTGCTGGGGGATGAGGAGCTGAGAAGACGCACCGGCCTCCAGGCTAAACAGTGGGCAGAGCAGACCCGTTCGCTGGATGTTATGGCTGCGGGTACGCTGAATGTATACCAGAGAGCAGTCAGACTGCGGGCGGGCCGTCCGGGAATTCCGGACCACCTCCGGTTTGAGGAAGAACCGGGCGCGGGTGCGCTGCCGGCAGCTTTTCATCCGGCGGATGTGCTTAACGAGTGTAGTCCAGGGAATCCGCTTGCCGTAACGCTGCGTGTGAAGCTTCCACAGCACTACTCTATTCCTGATGCACGTACGGCTCTTCCTCCCCTGTAA
- the cobA gene encoding uroporphyrinogen-III C-methyltransferase, which yields MAGKVYLVGAGPGDAKLITVKGLECIRKADVLVYDRLASPRLLKWMKPGGEKIYVGKLSDRHTMKQEDINQLLVDLALEGKTVVRLKGGDPVIFGRVGEEAELLRRNGIYYEIVPGITSAISVPAYAGIPVTHREASSSLSIITGHESPDKLDHSIQWDKVTNATGTLVFLMGVAKIGYISAQLMKHGRPPETPVALVRWGTRADQETLTGTLADIEAKVTAADFQPPAVIVVGDVVLQREHLMWVEALPLFGKRIVVTRARAQASELVDRIEELGGEPYEFPVIETVMQRDADKQADIAAALGGLAAYDWVFFTSPNGVDFFMRHLTQQKLDIRSLHGARLCAVGPGTAAALAERGLIAEELPVRFQAEGLIETFGPELKSGQKVLLPRGDLAREWLPGKLRELGLEVTEVDTYETIITGEDDIELVKLLEEKRIHAVTFTSSSTVRNFLGILRRMGLEDPLALLKGVKIACIGPVTEQTAVEAGLTPGLLPEEATIEGLVEELCRWNESTRLR from the coding sequence ATGGCGGGGAAGGTATATCTGGTAGGTGCAGGTCCGGGGGATGCGAAGCTGATTACGGTCAAGGGGCTGGAGTGTATCCGTAAGGCTGATGTGCTGGTCTATGACAGGCTGGCCAGTCCAAGGCTGCTGAAATGGATGAAGCCCGGCGGTGAGAAAATATACGTAGGCAAGCTCTCGGACCGCCATACGATGAAGCAGGAGGATATTAATCAGCTGCTGGTGGATCTCGCTCTAGAGGGGAAAACGGTGGTGCGTCTGAAGGGCGGGGACCCCGTGATTTTTGGCCGGGTGGGTGAAGAAGCGGAGCTGCTGCGCAGGAATGGCATCTACTATGAGATTGTGCCGGGCATTACCTCGGCCATCAGCGTCCCGGCGTATGCCGGGATTCCGGTGACCCACCGGGAGGCATCGTCTTCCCTGTCGATTATTACCGGCCATGAGAGTCCGGATAAGCTGGATCATTCCATTCAATGGGATAAAGTAACAAATGCGACAGGCACGCTGGTGTTCCTGATGGGTGTCGCCAAAATCGGTTACATCAGCGCCCAGCTTATGAAGCACGGCCGTCCGCCGGAGACCCCGGTGGCGCTGGTGCGCTGGGGGACCCGTGCAGATCAGGAGACGCTGACCGGCACGTTGGCCGATATTGAGGCGAAGGTTACAGCGGCGGATTTTCAACCGCCGGCGGTTATTGTGGTCGGTGACGTTGTGCTCCAGCGGGAGCACCTGATGTGGGTGGAGGCGCTGCCGCTGTTCGGCAAGCGCATTGTAGTGACGCGGGCGCGTGCGCAGGCAAGTGAGCTGGTGGACCGGATCGAGGAGCTGGGCGGCGAGCCGTATGAGTTCCCGGTCATTGAGACGGTGATGCAGCGCGATGCGGACAAGCAGGCGGATATCGCTGCGGCACTTGGCGGGCTTGCGGCTTACGACTGGGTGTTCTTCACCAGTCCGAACGGCGTAGACTTCTTCATGCGGCATCTGACGCAGCAGAAGCTGGATATCCGCAGCCTGCACGGGGCGCGTCTGTGCGCAGTGGGACCGGGTACGGCTGCGGCGCTCGCAGAGCGCGGGCTGATCGCCGAGGAGCTGCCCGTACGCTTTCAGGCGGAAGGGCTGATCGAAACCTTCGGCCCCGAGCTTAAGTCCGGGCAGAAGGTGCTGCTTCCGCGCGGCGACCTGGCGCGTGAGTGGCTGCCTGGTAAGCTGAGGGAGCTGGGGCTGGAAGTGACAGAAGTGGATACGTATGAGACGATTATCACCGGCGAGGATGATATTGAACTGGTGAAGCTGCTGGAGGAGAAACGCATTCATGCGGTGACCTTCACCAGCTCGTCTACGGTGCGCAACTTCCTCGGCATCCTGAGGCGGATGGGCCTGGAAGATCCGCTGGCGCTGCTGAAGGGCGTCAAGATTGCCTGCATCGGACCGGTTACCGAGCAGACCGCAGTCGAAGCAGGACTCACTCCGGGACTGCTGCCGGAAGAAGCCACCATCGAAGGGCTGGTGGAGGAGCTGTGCCGCTGGAATGAATCGACAAGGCTGAGATAG
- a CDS encoding LysM peptidoglycan-binding domain-containing protein — MFDQSHGLRFDIYERIHLSEELPGIAELEEVELVPDIQVIQREDRAELHGQLLLTGLYRGEDDLTQRLEHAIPVEITVPLTRVSSLDDIGVEIENFDIDLLTMRTVNITGVLSLRGIGSADAQPAWQQEEYTVAYSPEAGDSNTSEEKFRSPENDTLYENSLWTYGEGAAEGSEEDQNSANPAEAVVQPLYAEETTYTQPAAYLSPPLKDKEPRARTHSLDTASSAGSKPAADPVSGHFLTSREKTAPAAVNGSLQEDTTLQTGSAALNTVDHWGNAKLHAVSQPEPVLTSAANDAAALFAGNEEGETAEGIQATDNEVFLSAESLAPPEEKQDLKVALGSKKEPGAAEQEPLTFSSLLSASRANREQEELLAGDIDSVAEAVPEAGNDTAWKSRFIGGMGGTELFRKVRLCIVQREETLDTIAEKYQLSTRELTMYNRLSGQVVEEGQVLYIP, encoded by the coding sequence GTGTTTGACCAGTCCCATGGCTTGCGGTTTGATATTTATGAACGCATTCACCTTTCGGAAGAGCTTCCGGGAATAGCAGAGCTGGAGGAAGTCGAGCTGGTTCCCGACATCCAGGTCATCCAGCGGGAGGACCGGGCTGAACTGCACGGACAACTGCTGCTCACCGGACTCTACCGGGGGGAGGATGACCTTACACAGCGTCTGGAGCATGCAATTCCCGTTGAAATCACTGTTCCGCTGACCCGGGTCAGCTCACTTGATGACATAGGGGTGGAGATCGAGAATTTCGATATTGATCTGCTGACGATGCGAACCGTCAACATTACCGGAGTGCTCTCGCTGCGGGGAATCGGAAGTGCAGATGCACAGCCGGCCTGGCAGCAGGAGGAATACACAGTAGCGTATTCGCCGGAGGCAGGAGACAGCAATACGTCTGAGGAGAAATTCCGCAGTCCGGAGAATGATACCCTGTATGAGAATTCGCTCTGGACCTATGGCGAGGGGGCGGCCGAGGGCTCTGAAGAAGATCAGAACTCTGCTAATCCGGCTGAGGCTGTAGTCCAACCTCTGTATGCGGAAGAAACTACGTACACCCAGCCCGCCGCCTATCTCTCCCCACCCCTGAAGGACAAGGAACCCAGAGCAAGGACCCATAGCCTGGATACGGCTTCTTCGGCAGGCAGCAAGCCGGCGGCTGATCCGGTCTCGGGCCACTTCCTCACCTCCAGAGAGAAGACAGCGCCAGCGGCTGTGAACGGCTCGCTTCAGGAGGACACCACGCTTCAGACAGGCAGCGCCGCCTTGAACACAGTGGATCATTGGGGCAACGCGAAGCTTCATGCCGTCTCGCAGCCGGAGCCGGTGCTAACCTCCGCTGCCAATGATGCTGCTGCGCTGTTTGCCGGGAACGAAGAAGGCGAGACGGCCGAGGGAATTCAGGCCACAGACAATGAAGTCTTCCTGTCTGCGGAATCTCTGGCTCCCCCTGAGGAGAAGCAGGATCTCAAGGTTGCCCTTGGCAGCAAAAAAGAACCGGGAGCCGCCGAGCAGGAGCCGCTCACCTTCTCCTCGCTGCTTAGCGCAAGCCGCGCCAACAGAGAGCAGGAGGAACTGCTCGCGGGCGATATTGACTCTGTAGCGGAGGCTGTCCCTGAGGCCGGTAATGATACAGCGTGGAAGAGCCGGTTCATCGGCGGCATGGGCGGAACGGAGCTGTTCCGCAAAGTAAGGCTCTGCATCGTGCAGCGGGAAGAGACGCTGGATACCATAGCCGAGAAATACCAGCTAAGCACCCGGGAGCTGACCATGTATAACCGGCTGTCCGGTCAGGTTGTAGAAGAGGGACAGGTATTATACATCCCTTGA
- the ypfJ gene encoding KPN_02809 family neutral zinc metallopeptidase gives MKWQGRRGSSNVEDRRGRGGGGGGKLIGGGISGIVIIVIVTLLSGGNIGDIMGNLTSTGSGTNSSVPYEQSAQEKELSEFVSVVLADTEDVWSDIFKKQGMTYQDPTLVLYSGSVNSACGTASSAVGPFYCPGDAKLYIDLSFYDELQQQFKAPGDFAMAYVIAHEVGHHVQTLLGASEQLNAERQRLSEAEFNKVQVRFELQADYYAGVWAHHVQGQNLLEEGDLEEALTAASAVGDDTIQKRAQGYVVPDSFTHGTSEQRKRWFYKGFNSGTIAGGDTFKAAEL, from the coding sequence ATGAAATGGCAGGGCAGAAGAGGCAGTTCTAATGTGGAAGACCGCAGAGGCCGCGGCGGGGGCGGCGGGGGCAAGCTGATCGGCGGCGGAATTAGCGGGATCGTGATTATAGTGATTGTTACGCTGCTGAGCGGCGGGAATATCGGCGATATTATGGGGAATCTGACCTCAACCGGTTCGGGTACGAACTCAAGTGTCCCTTATGAACAGAGTGCCCAGGAGAAGGAGCTATCCGAGTTCGTATCTGTGGTGCTGGCCGATACCGAGGATGTCTGGTCCGATATCTTCAAAAAGCAGGGGATGACTTACCAGGACCCGACGCTTGTGCTCTACAGCGGTAGTGTGAACTCTGCCTGCGGAACCGCAAGCTCAGCCGTAGGCCCGTTTTATTGTCCGGGAGACGCCAAGCTGTATATCGATCTCAGCTTCTATGATGAGCTGCAGCAGCAGTTCAAGGCGCCGGGTGACTTCGCCATGGCGTATGTGATTGCTCATGAGGTGGGACATCATGTGCAGACGCTGCTGGGCGCTTCCGAGCAGCTGAATGCAGAACGCCAGCGCCTCAGCGAGGCCGAATTCAACAAGGTGCAGGTCCGCTTCGAGCTGCAGGCCGATTATTATGCTGGGGTCTGGGCGCATCATGTCCAGGGCCAGAATCTGCTGGAGGAAGGGGACCTCGAGGAGGCACTGACTGCGGCAAGCGCAGTCGGGGATGATACGATCCAGAAGCGGGCGCAGGGCTATGTGGTGCCGGACAGCTTCACGCACGGAACGTCCGAACAGCGCAAGCGCTGGTTCTATAAGGGCTTCAACTCCGGCACGATTGCCGGCGGAGATACTTTCAAGGCTGCTGAACTGTAG